Proteins found in one Clostridium kluyveri DSM 555 genomic segment:
- a CDS encoding RBBP9/YdeN family alpha/beta hydrolase, whose protein sequence is MIAPSLGCLLTVKAIPKIRKYLNAVFLVAPPNPDDKQFPKFLASFGSLPEVNLEVPGMLIYSENDPYSSSMFCIQKGKQWGFETISAGRKGHINSESNIDDWSEGFNLFQKLLEEVELNNRARMDN, encoded by the coding sequence TTGATTGCTCCCAGTCTTGGTTGCTTACTCACCGTCAAAGCCATTCCTAAAATACGAAAATATTTGAATGCAGTCTTTTTGGTGGCTCCGCCAAATCCTGATGACAAACAATTTCCAAAGTTTTTAGCTTCTTTTGGGTCTTTACCTGAAGTTAATTTAGAAGTACCGGGAATGCTGATATACAGTGAAAATGATCCGTATTCTTCTTCTATGTTTTGTATACAGAAAGGTAAACAGTGGGGCTTTGAAACAATATCTGCTGGTAGAAAAGGTCATATAAACAGTGAATCCAATATAGATGATTGGAGTGAAGGCTTCAACTTATTTCAAAAGCTGTTAGAAGAGGTTGAATTAAATAATAGGGCTAGAATGGATAATTGA
- a CDS encoding S66 peptidase family protein: protein MAIRPQILRAGDTIGIVTLGSPLSADVINTGIQTLKNMGFNVVLGKYVYSYGGYIAATEQQRASDLMTMFKNPDVKAIIPSRGGVGVAGIIPYLDYPIITQNPKIVTGYSDITILLNVLYIWANLITFHSLLLIDFKSTTPAYNMNQFFTATSTLTSPRRLENPPGMPLISRVPGNVTGPIVGGNLTSFVDNLGTPFEVDTTGKILLIEEVHEPINTVYRYINHLILSGKLRDCAGIIMGECTNCESAYGKLYEDLINEVIMPLNKPLMTNLASGHGTYKMAIPIGAQANLNTYNNTLTILEPTVRI, encoded by the coding sequence ATGGCAATAAGGCCACAAATTTTACGTGCAGGAGATACAATAGGAATAGTTACTTTAGGTAGTCCATTATCTGCGGATGTTATTAATACTGGTATACAGACTCTTAAGAATATGGGCTTTAATGTGGTTTTAGGAAAATACGTATATTCTTATGGCGGATATATTGCAGCCACAGAACAACAAAGGGCCTCTGATCTGATGACAATGTTTAAAAACCCTGATGTGAAGGCTATTATACCATCAAGAGGTGGAGTAGGTGTTGCAGGTATTATACCATATCTTGATTATCCTATTATCACACAGAATCCTAAAATTGTCACAGGATACAGTGATATAACAATTTTATTAAATGTTTTGTATATATGGGCTAACTTAATTACTTTTCATAGTCTTCTTTTAATAGACTTTAAATCAACTACTCCTGCATACAACATGAATCAGTTTTTCACTGCTACATCCACACTTACCTCACCAAGAAGACTTGAAAATCCTCCTGGAATGCCTTTAATAAGCAGGGTCCCTGGCAATGTAACAGGGCCCATAGTAGGAGGTAATCTTACATCCTTTGTAGATAACCTTGGCACTCCATTTGAAGTTGATACCACAGGAAAGATACTTTTAATCGAAGAGGTTCATGAACCTATTAATACAGTCTACAGGTACATAAACCATCTAATATTATCAGGTAAACTTAGGGATTGTGCAGGTATCATTATGGGTGAATGCACCAATTGTGAGTCTGCATATGGTAAGTTATATGAGGATTTAATTAATGAAGTTATTATGCCATTGAATAAACCTCTTATGACAAATTTAGCATCAGGACATGGAACATACAAGATGGCTATACCTATAGGTGCTCAAGCTAATCTTAACACTTATAACAATACATTGACAATACTTGAGCCAACAGTGCGTATATAA
- a CDS encoding cold-shock protein — MTGTVKWFNGNKGFGFITGEDGKDVFAHFSQINSEGYKTLEEGQKVSFDEGRGQKGTQAENITVL, encoded by the coding sequence ATGACAGGTACAGTTAAATGGTTTAATGGAAACAAAGGATTTGGATTTATTACAGGAGAAGATGGAAAAGATGTTTTTGCACATTTTTCTCAAATAAATTCGGAAGGCTATAAAACACTTGAAGAGGGTCAAAAAGTTTCTTTTGACGAAGGAAGAGGACAAAAAGGAACACAAGCAGAAAATATTACTGTCCTTTAG
- a CDS encoding alpha/beta hydrolase has translation MNIKLVPGLNNSGTDHWQSTWEKRYGFGRVNQEE, from the coding sequence ATGAATATAAAGTTAGTTCCTGGCCTTAATAACTCCGGAACAGATCATTGGCAGAGCACTTGGGAAAAAAGATATGGCTTTGGAAGAGTAAATCAAGAGGAATGA
- a CDS encoding flavodoxin family protein yields MRSCIPGINVLNSRISLSGSIKNSKSYGHYVVDDDLKPLLGSIEESDVIVLGSPIYYGNLSGQMRSFTDRLLFQYLDYGGMSTDPKPKNFKTALIAAMNVNDEIYVERGFKDTLTSFVEIMGRTLGSCELLTLTNTVQFDDYSKYVYLMPDKEEKSNRVEKISAEDLQKAFDLGFRLIKS; encoded by the coding sequence TTGAGATCCTGCATTCCAGGAATTAATGTACTAAATTCACGAATCTCACTTTCTGGAAGTATTAAAAATAGTAAATCTTATGGGCATTATGTGGTAGATGATGATCTTAAACCTTTACTGGGAAGTATTGAGGAGTCAGATGTTATTGTGCTTGGTTCACCTATTTATTATGGAAATCTATCAGGGCAAATGCGTTCATTTACAGACAGATTGCTTTTTCAATACCTTGATTATGGTGGTATGTCTACAGATCCTAAACCAAAAAACTTTAAAACAGCTTTAATTGCAGCAATGAATGTCAATGATGAAATTTATGTTGAAAGAGGGTTTAAGGATACTTTAACTAGTTTTGTGGAAATTATGGGCCGCACATTGGGTAGTTGTGAACTATTGACTTTAACGAATACCGTTCAATTTGATGATTATTCAAAGTACGTTTATCTAATGCCGGATAAAGAAGAAAAATCCAATCGTGTCGAAAAAATATCAGCTGAGGATTTGCAAAAAGCATTTGATTTGGGATTCAGACTTATTAAATCGTAA
- a CDS encoding 50S ribosomal protein L7/L12 — protein sequence MEYSAIALVFVAGLLAYNEISTLKKVIRNQEKRLNQLAKLTGHEDLSSYSVSDQLKEQVIQLKREGKTIQAIKKIREQTQMDLVEAKQYVDELD from the coding sequence ATGGAATATTCTGCTATTGCATTAGTGTTTGTTGCCGGGCTACTGGCATATAACGAAATTTCTACATTGAAAAAAGTGATTCGAAATCAGGAAAAGCGGCTAAATCAATTAGCAAAACTGACAGGTCATGAGGATTTATCTTCATATTCGGTTTCTGATCAATTAAAAGAGCAAGTGATTCAGTTGAAACGGGAGGGTAAAACAATCCAGGCAATAAAAAAAATACGGGAACAGACCCAAATGGATTTAGTTGAAGCAAAACAATATGTTGACGAATTGGATTAA
- a CDS encoding superoxide dismutase family protein has translation MKVNGLPSYMPAMNGNPQIGPHEFHLHQNGTCAVGDPSNPFISAGEHWNPTNQPHGNHAGDFPVLFSNNGYSRMTFFTDKFNVAQIIGKSVIL, from the coding sequence GTGAAAGTTAATGGGTTACCCTCTTATATGCCTGCTATGAATGGAAACCCTCAAATTGGACCACATGAATTTCACCTACACCAAAATGGTACATGTGCTGTAGGTGATCCTTCAAACCCATTCATATCTGCTGGAGAGCATTGGAATCCAACTAACCAGCCTCATGGCAACCATGCAGGAGACTTTCCTGTTCTCTTTTCTAATAATGGTTATTCTAGAATGACTTTTTTTACAGATAAATTTAATGTTGCCCAGATTATTGGAAAATCTGTGATCCTGTGA
- a CDS encoding TetR/AcrR family transcriptional regulator — protein MERPIGKITVAEICKLADVHRGTFYQHYHDVYHLLEVIEEELYKQFEEMLPILENSMTSITSVAVTLIYNEQDVCRAILGEHGDTRFLQRVLNLCRQSSYNSYAKIGINEKDSQVIYTFVTSGCVGIILSWVNTGFKESPDVVMSYIERLTQSGMSDFMNK, from the coding sequence ATGGAAAGACCCATTGGAAAGATAACAGTAGCGGAAATATGTAAGTTGGCGGATGTACATCGTGGCACCTTTTATCAGCATTACCATGATGTATACCATCTCTTAGAAGTCATTGAGGAAGAATTGTATAAGCAGTTCGAAGAAATGCTGCCAATATTGGAAAATAGCATGACCTCCATCACATCGGTTGCGGTTACACTGATTTATAATGAACAAGATGTTTGCCGAGCCATTCTCGGCGAACACGGAGATACGCGGTTTTTGCAAAGGGTTTTGAATTTATGCAGACAAAGCAGCTATAACAGCTACGCTAAAATCGGCATAAATGAAAAGGATTCACAGGTCATTTATACATTTGTTACATCAGGCTGTGTAGGAATCATACTGTCATGGGTCAATACAGGCTTCAAAGAATCTCCTGATGTTGTTATGAGTTATATTGAAAGGCTAACACAATCTGGCATGTCGGATTTCATGAACAAGTAA
- a CDS encoding cysteine-rich VLP domain-containing protein codes for MRDKLKPIERRPDGSLPRMTPGQRKRVNALIRRECCNYDNGNCLMLDDGEECVCVQSISYSVCCTWFRHAVLPLETEFFHSGDVKRCAVCGAAFVPGSNRAKYCEVCAKEVHRKQKNKSNRNKRNKADK; via the coding sequence ATGAGAGATAAACTAAAGCCAATCGAGCGCAGGCCGGACGGCTCTCTGCCCCGCATGACGCCGGGACAGCGCAAGAGGGTCAACGCCCTGATACGCCGGGAGTGCTGCAATTACGATAACGGCAACTGCCTTATGCTGGACGATGGGGAGGAATGTGTCTGCGTCCAAAGCATTTCCTATTCCGTCTGCTGTACATGGTTCCGCCATGCGGTTCTGCCGCTGGAAACAGAGTTTTTCCATAGCGGTGATGTGAAGCGGTGCGCCGTTTGCGGGGCGGCTTTCGTCCCCGGCTCCAACCGGGCAAAATACTGTGAAGTCTGTGCCAAAGAGGTACACCGCAAGCAGAAGAACAAAAGCAATCGAAACAAACGGAACAAAGCGGACAAATAA
- a CDS encoding helix-turn-helix domain-containing protein, translating into MEYGTIKIKLDELIKKEGISKNKLSHKAEMQRSQINNYCNNSISRLDIDVLVRICTVLDCEISDLLEFVPPEK; encoded by the coding sequence ATGGAATACGGAACGATTAAAATAAAGCTGGATGAACTGATTAAAAAAGAAGGCATCAGCAAAAACAAGTTGAGCCACAAGGCAGAAATGCAGCGTTCTCAAATCAATAATTATTGTAACAACAGCATCAGCAGATTGGATATTGACGTTCTGGTCCGGATATGTACGGTTCTGGATTGTGAGATTAGCGATCTGCTGGAATTTGTACCGCCGGAGAAATGA
- a CDS encoding cold shock domain-containing protein translates to MWTGTVKWFNGNKGFGSITGEDGKDIFAHFSQINSEGYKTLGEGQKVSFDE, encoded by the coding sequence ATATGGACAGGTACAGTTAAATGGTTTAATGGAAACAAAGGATTTGGATCTATTACAGGAGAAGATGGAAAAGATATTTTTGCACATTTTTCTCAAATAAATTCAGAAGGTTATAAAACACTTGGAGAGGGTCAAAAAGTCTCTTTTGACGAATGA
- a CDS encoding flavodoxin family protein, with translation MILYKIGTRHLGCLFLFTYYCGCFKCFEKGSFGGEYCPHIKYTRPILETIKISDGIIIASPVYTLAESGQIKVFLDHFGCIFMSHRPVKEMFSKAAFVISTTAGIGTKNVIKIIQRNLKYWGIRKIYKCGLTLRAKDWGDMLFKKQNKYKKILEKNHIVFIVQ, from the coding sequence ATAATATTATATAAAATAGGCACTCGTCATTTAGGGTGCTTATTTTTATTTACATATTATTGCGGCTGTTTTAAATGCTTTGAAAAAGGAAGTTTTGGTGGAGAATATTGCCCCCATATTAAATATACTCGTCCTATTTTAGAAACAATTAAAATTTCTGATGGTATTATTATAGCTTCACCTGTGTATACACTTGCCGAGAGTGGGCAAATTAAAGTGTTTCTTGACCATTTCGGTTGTATTTTTATGAGTCATAGACCAGTAAAAGAAATGTTTTCTAAAGCTGCATTTGTGATATCTACAACAGCTGGTATAGGTACAAAGAATGTAATAAAAATAATTCAAAGAAATCTGAAATATTGGGGAATCCGCAAAATATATAAATGTGGTTTAACTCTTCGGGCAAAAGATTGGGGTGATATGCTATTTAAGAAGCAAAATAAATATAAAAAAATATTAGAAAAAAATCATATAGTTTTTATTGTACAATGA
- a CDS encoding MarR family winged helix-turn-helix transcriptional regulator yields the protein MDFLQLATEHISLIVTHYRNGLILDRFNRFAKGEIFILNFLCQCDGTALPSEISDGLGSSTARIATALGALEKKGLINREMNKSDRRKIIVSITESGKEVAKGEREQLVKRGARIFEAMGEKDAKEFTRLTKRYLDLARQLE from the coding sequence ATGGATTTCTTGCAACTTGCTACTGAACATATAAGTCTGATAGTTACGCATTATCGCAATGGGCTGATTTTAGATCGTTTTAACAGATTTGCTAAAGGAGAAATTTTTATTCTTAATTTTCTTTGCCAATGCGATGGAACAGCTTTGCCAAGTGAAATCAGTGATGGTTTGGGCAGCAGTACAGCGCGTATTGCAACAGCGTTAGGTGCATTAGAAAAGAAAGGTTTGATAAACCGCGAAATGAACAAAAGCGATCGCCGTAAAATCATAGTTTCCATTACGGAAAGCGGAAAAGAAGTTGCCAAGGGCGAACGTGAACAATTAGTAAAACGGGGAGCTCGAATCTTCGAAGCGATGGGTGAAAAGGATGCAAAAGAGTTCACAAGACTGACAAAACGATATCTTGATTTAGCAAGGCAATTAGAATAA
- a CDS encoding MDR family MFS transporter, translating into MTKQQKSTLVVLMLGAFVSVLNQTLINPALPSIMLETGVSATTAQWLVSGFTLVNAIVIAISAFLMDRFSTRKLFISIFVLFFTGSMLAAWGANFAMLLIGRILQAICAGVMLPMSMTVLLLLFPHEKRGSAMGLYNLVLMFAPAIGPVISGVLTDKIGWHVMFLIMAALAAVVILLAAVAMKNFGETKKISLDKWSVTLSSLGLFCLLYGFSLFGHTMTMPAAVALIVVGTIVLFVFARRQLKLEQPFLQVRVLEDKRFQAGITISMLIQASLAAAGITLPIYIQTVRGLSATISGTVMMPGAILGAAFGYFAGKLHDRFGARYVAITGVFLVTLGSVGMVLFDFHTSVAFMIVSYAVRSVGLMLANTPINTWSISTLHDAVLHHGNAVSSTLRQVAATLCTAIMVSAMSLVSAFSASQGELQSQMAGIRITYCLSVAIGFAALFMVIVKVKDGKKAVVISENTSFELDIAMKVDPYTVSRYDNLEQVVEKFINYRTSGLPVVDGEKRIVGFISDGDVLRYMAKQDVHFGAESYSVVLPDTESFTAKAKNLLQMNVMEIASKHIITAPRSTPLLEVCRLISERKLNKLPVTQDGVLIGTVSRGDIMRELMKRLPLGEDKL; encoded by the coding sequence ATGACAAAGCAACAAAAAAGCACTCTTGTCGTGCTTATGCTTGGTGCGTTTGTATCAGTACTTAACCAAACACTCATAAATCCGGCACTTCCATCAATTATGCTTGAAACAGGTGTAAGTGCAACGACGGCGCAGTGGCTCGTGTCGGGTTTTACGCTTGTCAATGCGATTGTTATCGCAATCTCAGCATTTCTTATGGACAGATTTTCGACGAGGAAGCTGTTCATATCGATTTTCGTCCTATTCTTTACTGGAAGCATGTTAGCAGCATGGGGTGCGAACTTCGCTATGCTTCTCATCGGACGTATACTTCAGGCCATATGCGCGGGAGTAATGCTACCGATGTCGATGACAGTTCTGTTGCTCCTCTTTCCACACGAAAAGCGCGGCTCGGCAATGGGGCTGTATAACCTTGTACTTATGTTTGCGCCGGCAATTGGTCCTGTCATCTCGGGTGTTCTCACAGACAAAATAGGCTGGCATGTGATGTTCCTAATTATGGCGGCACTAGCAGCGGTAGTAATACTTCTCGCAGCGGTGGCTATGAAAAATTTCGGTGAAACAAAGAAGATTTCACTTGACAAATGGTCGGTCACTTTGTCATCCCTCGGGCTGTTCTGTTTACTGTATGGTTTTTCACTGTTTGGACATACCATGACAATGCCTGCCGCTGTTGCTTTGATTGTCGTGGGTACTATTGTACTATTCGTATTCGCTCGTCGACAGTTGAAACTTGAACAACCGTTCCTACAAGTCCGAGTGCTGGAGGATAAACGATTCCAGGCAGGTATAACCATTTCAATGCTCATACAGGCTTCGCTTGCGGCAGCTGGTATTACCCTGCCGATCTATATTCAAACGGTGCGTGGTTTATCTGCTACAATATCGGGTACTGTAATGATGCCCGGCGCCATCTTGGGAGCAGCATTCGGATATTTTGCAGGAAAACTCCACGACCGTTTTGGTGCACGTTACGTTGCCATTACAGGCGTGTTCTTGGTGACCTTGGGCTCAGTGGGAATGGTACTGTTCGACTTTCATACATCAGTGGCATTTATGATAGTCAGTTACGCCGTGCGGTCTGTCGGGCTTATGCTTGCCAATACGCCAATAAACACTTGGTCAATCAGCACTCTCCATGATGCAGTTCTACATCACGGCAACGCCGTGTCCAGTACATTGCGTCAGGTTGCGGCGACGCTCTGCACCGCAATTATGGTCTCTGCAATGTCTCTTGTGTCCGCATTCTCCGCTAGCCAAGGCGAGTTGCAATCCCAAATGGCAGGGATTCGCATTACTTACTGCCTAAGTGTCGCCATCGGATTCGCTGCTCTTTTTATGGTTATCGTCAAGGTAAAGGATGGAAAAAAAGCCGTTGTTATATCCGAAAATACGTCATTTGAACTTGACATAGCAATGAAAGTTGATCCATACACAGTTTCCCGTTATGATAATTTAGAGCAGGTTGTCGAAAAATTCATCAACTATCGCACAAGCGGCTTACCCGTTGTTGACGGCGAAAAACGCATTGTCGGATTTATCTCGGACGGCGATGTTTTACGGTATATGGCAAAACAGGACGTACATTTCGGTGCGGAATCTTATTCAGTGGTCTTGCCGGACACGGAGAGTTTTACAGCCAAAGCCAAGAATCTGTTACAGATGAATGTAATGGAAATCGCGTCAAAGCACATTATAACCGCTCCACGCAGTACGCCGTTGCTTGAAGTTTGTCGTCTTATTTCCGAACGCAAGCTAAACAAACTGCCCGTAACGCAAGATGGCGTTCTCATCGGAACAGTCAGTCGAGGCGATATTATGAGGGAATTGATGAAGCGTCTGCCATTAGGAGAGGATAAACTATGA
- a CDS encoding cell wall-binding repeat-containing protein: MYKKFLSIVAIFILSILLILPNQIVDSASFNQRLAGQTRYETAAKIAQEGWTSSNYAVVASGEGFADALSAAPLAKKYNAPILLTGKNTLDSNTKSELQSLGVKNVFLIGGTGSISDNVKSELGSMNITVTRISGKDRFETSLEVAKNLGDINGIVVTNAYGFADALSIAPIAADQGMAVILTSSDSLSSDIQTFLNSINYSKSYIIGGTGVVGHSVASQLKNVTRLSGASRYETNAAVLKQFADNLSYDKVYVASGENYPDALSGSVLAASNNSPLILVGNSFDPSVISSIQAQHDKYNDVVVLGGAAVVSDALINDIVSGVFIPSISDEEIKKLIYNADQAYVKIHLLASYDKNDAIYTDNAYYKLKDNVNTYDKLFKYYNVYFSEKKSNYFINSGLFVNSNNTFYILGCDPGARSLILEAKLENKTIDKNKMNVTLLCYNEEGVFPNEEYPPEYENYTLIYEDGRWVVDDCDNSDWNDFNYRDNHNLNQ, translated from the coding sequence ATGTATAAGAAATTTTTAAGTATTGTTGCTATATTTATATTAAGCATATTACTGATTTTACCTAATCAAATTGTTGATTCAGCATCATTTAATCAAAGATTAGCAGGGCAAACTAGATATGAAACCGCTGCTAAAATTGCACAGGAAGGATGGACAAGTTCCAATTATGCTGTAGTGGCCAGTGGGGAGGGATTTGCAGATGCATTAAGTGCAGCGCCATTGGCAAAAAAATATAATGCGCCTATACTTCTAACTGGAAAAAATACATTGGATAGTAATACTAAAAGTGAATTACAAAGTCTTGGAGTAAAGAATGTGTTTTTAATTGGAGGTACTGGTTCTATATCTGATAATGTAAAATCAGAATTGGGGTCTATGAATATTACAGTAACTAGAATTTCAGGTAAAGATAGATTTGAGACATCTTTGGAAGTAGCTAAGAATTTAGGTGATATCAATGGGATTGTTGTAACAAATGCCTATGGATTTGCAGATGCTTTATCCATAGCGCCAATTGCAGCAGATCAAGGCATGGCTGTAATTTTAACATCATCAGATAGTTTATCTTCTGATATACAAACATTTTTGAATTCTATTAATTATAGTAAAAGTTATATAATAGGTGGAACTGGCGTTGTAGGTCATTCAGTAGCATCTCAATTAAAAAATGTTACAAGACTTTCAGGAGCAAGTAGATATGAAACAAATGCAGCTGTGCTAAAACAGTTTGCGGATAATCTTAGTTATGATAAGGTTTATGTCGCCTCAGGTGAAAATTATCCAGATGCTTTATCAGGAAGTGTATTGGCAGCATCAAATAACTCACCTTTAATTTTAGTTGGTAATTCTTTTGATCCTTCTGTAATATCTTCAATACAGGCTCAACATGACAAATATAATGATGTAGTAGTTTTAGGTGGAGCTGCAGTTGTTTCGGATGCATTAATAAATGATATTGTAAGTGGAGTTTTTATACCAAGTATAAGTGATGAGGAAATAAAAAAGTTGATATATAATGCAGATCAAGCATATGTTAAGATTCATTTACTTGCATCATATGATAAAAATGATGCTATATATACTGATAATGCTTATTATAAGCTAAAAGACAATGTAAATACTTATGATAAGTTATTTAAATATTATAATGTATATTTTTCAGAAAAAAAATCAAATTATTTCATAAATTCGGGATTATTTGTAAATTCAAATAACACTTTTTATATTTTGGGTTGTGATCCTGGTGCAAGATCGTTAATATTGGAAGCCAAATTAGAAAATAAAACTATAGATAAAAATAAAATGAATGTTACTTTACTTTGTTATAATGAAGAGGGGGTCTTTCCTAATGAAGAATATCCTCCTGAGTATGAAAATTATACACTAATTTATGAAGATGGAAGATGGGTAGTGGATGATTGTGATAATTCCGATTGGAATGATTTCAATTATAGGGATAATCATAATCTGAATCAATAG
- a CDS encoding DDE-type integrase/transposase/recombinase produces MADEHDLFIKREIDKIYTTHPEFGYRRIAVWLKKYNNMTINKKAVLRHMREMGIQAIYPRKNASKAESGHIIYPYLLKGLVIGRPSQVWRIDITYVPIHKSWLYLAAIIDWHSRFVVSWEIDDNLEIRFVLNACKNALKQAYPEIMNGDQGSHFTSFKYTNLFIEAGSRKVLNIILLLKYILKVRIFLLPSNKIILSDKYYVKDAAHHLKMASP; encoded by the coding sequence TTGGCAGATGAACATGATTTATTTATCAAAAGAGAAATCGATAAAATATACACAACACATCCTGAATTCGGATACAGGAGAATTGCTGTATGGCTTAAGAAATATAATAATATGACCATAAATAAAAAAGCTGTACTCAGGCATATGAGGGAAATGGGTATACAGGCCATATATCCACGTAAGAATGCTAGTAAGGCAGAATCAGGTCACATTATTTATCCCTATTTGCTTAAAGGACTTGTAATTGGTAGGCCTAGCCAGGTTTGGAGAATTGATATCACCTATGTTCCCATACATAAAAGCTGGCTTTATCTAGCCGCAATTATTGACTGGCATTCACGTTTTGTTGTAAGCTGGGAGATAGATGACAATCTTGAGATTCGTTTTGTACTAAATGCATGTAAGAACGCCTTGAAACAGGCATATCCTGAAATTATGAATGGTGACCAGGGCAGTCATTTTACAAGCTTTAAATATACAAATCTGTTCATTGAGGCTGGCTCCAGGAAAGTCTTAAATATAATACTCCTGCTGAAATATATTTTAAAAGTTAGGATATTTTTACTTCCCAGTAACAAAATCATACTTTCAGATAAATATTACGTCAAGGATGCTGCGCACCATCTAAAGATGGCAAGTCCATGA
- a CDS encoding lipocalin-like domain-containing protein has protein sequence MSRVKEIAYSGRNHGSFEQEWLSHKKASEWWYATGFVKDEAGNEYSYQYTVIKASIPMMTPWISHVAITDFNNKKHYFTKKTEINDKNVVVDENTVKYGEMISLTKNENGMHLIANGDGFSYDVYLDYGKGAFWHCDNGYLLMGSDSFTDKDSTIYYSYPSMPAKGTMTLGDKTFSITGTAWFDKQGGIYNLVNAERHWEWFSLRFFDDEQIMLFSFPQHDYVDGTYIMKNTAQRMNNYTIKSHKYIEVDGLKFTSGWDVSMPGIKEETYTITPIMEGQMHNMYFEELCNLTNSAGEIVGKAFVELLPGVWNKKFANKLMD, from the coding sequence ATGTCAAGGGTAAAAGAAATTGCTTATTCGGGCCGGAATCATGGTTCCTTTGAGCAGGAGTGGCTCAGCCATAAAAAAGCTTCCGAATGGTGGTACGCCACAGGCTTTGTTAAAGATGAGGCCGGTAATGAGTATTCTTACCAGTATACCGTAATCAAGGCATCAATTCCGATGATGACCCCCTGGATATCGCACGTAGCGATTACGGACTTTAACAACAAGAAGCACTATTTCACTAAGAAGACAGAAATCAATGACAAAAATGTTGTTGTGGATGAAAATACTGTTAAGTATGGTGAAATGATCTCGCTGACAAAGAACGAGAATGGAATGCATCTCATTGCTAATGGGGACGGATTTTCCTATGACGTATACCTTGATTACGGCAAGGGTGCTTTCTGGCATTGCGACAATGGGTATTTGCTGATGGGCAGTGACTCGTTTACCGACAAGGATAGCACCATATACTATTCGTACCCCAGTATGCCGGCAAAAGGCACCATGACATTAGGCGACAAAACATTTAGTATCACCGGAACTGCATGGTTTGATAAGCAGGGCGGCATTTATAATCTGGTGAACGCCGAGAGGCATTGGGAATGGTTTTCCCTTCGCTTCTTCGATGATGAACAGATCATGCTGTTTTCTTTTCCGCAGCATGATTACGTGGATGGCACTTACATCATGAAGAATACGGCGCAACGTATGAACAACTACACCATCAAATCTCACAAGTACATTGAAGTGGATGGACTGAAATTCACCAGCGGATGGGATGTTTCCATGCCGGGCATCAAGGAAGAAACATATACCATTACGCCCATCATGGAAGGCCAAATGCACAATATGTACTTTGAGGAACTGTGCAATCTTACAAACAGTGCTGGAGAAATTGTTGGAAAGGCATTTGTAGAGCTGCTTCCAGGGGTATGGAACAAGAAGTTTGCTAATAAGCTCATGGACTAA
- a CDS encoding superoxide dismutase family protein has translation MIIHESPDDYRTQPSGASGNRLACGVIKAVM, from the coding sequence GTGATCATACACGAAAGTCCAGATGATTATAGAACTCAACCTTCTGGAGCATCTGGTAACAGATTAGCCTGTGGTGTTATTAAGGCTGTAATGTAA